A part of Kryptolebias marmoratus isolate JLee-2015 linkage group LG8, ASM164957v2, whole genome shotgun sequence genomic DNA contains:
- the si:dkey-93l1.9 gene encoding ninjurin-1 isoform X2, with product MSRLNGEDIPLDKMGDMEGRVGRRSRLDMNHYATKKSAAQSMLDVALLMANSSQLKTVLYVGPQYRFYIPLIVLLGLSIILQVIVGLLLVFIVKYDLNDKEKHAKLDRMNNTATVFVFFTVLINIFITALGFQGYAASPSAEIHPRLALMPGDLNKTGGI from the exons ATGTCCAGGCTGAACGGAGAGGACATACCTCTGGATAAAATGGGAGACATGGAG GGTCGCGTTGGTAGAAGGTCTCGCTTGGACATGAACCACTACGCCACAAAGAAGAGTGCAGCTCAGAGCATGCTCGATGTCGCCTTGCTGATGGCCAACTCGTCCCAGCTGAAGACGGTGCTCTATGTGGGGCCACAGTACCGGTTCTACATCCCtctcattgtcctgctgggTCTGTCCATCATCCTCCAGGTCATAGTGGGACTGCTGCTCGTCTTCATCG TGAAGTACGATCTGAATGACAAAGAGAAACACGCCAAGCTGGACAGGATGAACAACACGGCCACGGTCTTCGTCTTCTTCACAGTTCTCATCAACATCTTCATCACAGCACTCGGGTTTCAGGGATACGCCGCCAG CCCATCTGCTGAGATACACCCAAGACTCGCTCTCATGCCTGGTGATTTGAACAAGACTGGtggaatctaa
- the mrpl49 gene encoding mitochondrial ribosomal protein L49: MQKMSGCFTLHTAVLRGALRGASSLQNRARTGPAAAAGLRLASSAAPREGKAAIIESTEEYKFVERLIPASRVPEPPKHAGPAPSGWIPPAETPPALPYMIRRSRMHNVPVYTDLTHGNRKMTLVRKVEGDIWALEKDVREYLKEVTGKELPTQVNEVTMTLKVKGHFDQELKDWLTSKGF; this comes from the coding sequence ATGCAGAAGATGTCGGGCTGCTTTACCCTTCACACCGCGGTGCTCCGTGGGGCTCTGAGAGGAGCTTCCAGCCTCCAGAACCGGGCCCGGACCGGCccagccgccgccgccggaCTCAGGTTAGCATCCAGCGCCGCTCCACGGGAAGGAAAGGCGGCGATAATCGAGTCCACGGAGGAGTACAAGTTCGTAGAGCGGCTCATCCCAGCGTCGCGAGTCCCCGAACCGCCGAAACACGCCGGACCCGCGCCATCCGGCTGGATCCCTCCGGCCGAAACCCCGCCGGCTCTGCCGTACATGATCCGCCGCTCCCGCATGCACAACGTCCCGGTCTACACCGACCTGACCCACGGCAACCGCAAGATGACGCTGGTGCGGAAGGTGGAGGGGGACATCTGGGCTCTGGAGAAGGACGTGAGGGAGTACCTGAAGGAGGTGACGGGGAAGGAGCTGCCCACGCAGGTCAACGAGGTCACCATGACgctgaaggtcaaaggtcacttcGATCAGGAGCTGAAGGACTGGCTGACCAGCAAAGGCTTCTGA
- the si:dkey-93l1.9 gene encoding ninjurin-1 isoform X1 codes for MSRLNGEDIPLDKMGDMEGRVGRRSRLDMNHYATKKSAAQSMLDVALLMANSSQLKTVLYVGPQYRFYIPLIVLLGLSIILQVIVGLLLVFIAVKYDLNDKEKHAKLDRMNNTATVFVFFTVLINIFITALGFQGYAASPSAEIHPRLALMPGDLNKTGGI; via the exons ATGTCCAGGCTGAACGGAGAGGACATACCTCTGGATAAAATGGGAGACATGGAG GGTCGCGTTGGTAGAAGGTCTCGCTTGGACATGAACCACTACGCCACAAAGAAGAGTGCAGCTCAGAGCATGCTCGATGTCGCCTTGCTGATGGCCAACTCGTCCCAGCTGAAGACGGTGCTCTATGTGGGGCCACAGTACCGGTTCTACATCCCtctcattgtcctgctgggTCTGTCCATCATCCTCCAGGTCATAGTGGGACTGCTGCTCGTCTTCATCG CAGTGAAGTACGATCTGAATGACAAAGAGAAACACGCCAAGCTGGACAGGATGAACAACACGGCCACGGTCTTCGTCTTCTTCACAGTTCTCATCAACATCTTCATCACAGCACTCGGGTTTCAGGGATACGCCGCCAG CCCATCTGCTGAGATACACCCAAGACTCGCTCTCATGCCTGGTGATTTGAACAAGACTGGtggaatctaa
- the LOC108249182 gene encoding tubulin alpha-1C chain produces MRECISVHVGQAGVQIGNACWELYCLEHGIQPDGQMPSDKTIGGGDDSFNTFFSETGSGKHVPRAVFVDLEPTVIDEVRTGTYRQLFHPEQLITGKEDAANNYARGHYTIGKEIIDLVLERIRKLSDQCTGLQGFLVFHSFGGGTGSGFTSLLMERLSVDYGKKSKLEFSVYPAPQVSTAVVEPYNAILTTHTTLEHSDCAFMVDNEAIYDICRRNLDIERPTYTNLNRLISQIVSSITASLRFDGALNVDLTEFQTNLVPYPRIHFPLATYAPVISAEKAYHEQLTVAEITNSCFEPANQLVKCDPRHGKYMACCLLYRGDVVPKDVNAAIATIKTKRSIQFVDWCPTGFKVGINYQPPTVVPGGDLAKVQRAVCMLSNTTAIAEAWARLDHKFDLMYAKRAFVHWYVGEGMEEGEFSEAREDMAALEKDYEEVGTDSLGEEDEGEEY; encoded by the exons ATG CGTGAGTGTATCTCAGTGCACGTTGGTCAGGCTGGTGTCCAGATTGGCAATGCCTGCTGGGAGCTGTACTGCCTGGAGCATGGGATCCAGCCGGACGGACAGATGCCGAGTGACAAAACCATCGGAGGAGGAGATGATTCCTTCAACACGTTCTTCAGTGAAACTGGATCGGGGAAACACGTCCCCAGAGCTGTTTTCGTGGACCTGGAGCCCACTGTCATCG ATGAGGTGCGCACTGGAACCTACCGCCAACTGTTCCACCCCGAGCAGCTGATTACTGGTAAGGAGGATGCTGCCAACAACTACGCCCGTGGACACTACACAATAGGGAAAGAAATCATTGACCTGGTTCTGGAAAGGATCCGTAAACTG TCGGACCAGTGCACAGGTCTTCAGGGCTTCCTGGTCTTCCACAGCTTCGGTGGTGGCACTGGTTCTGGTTTCACCTCTCTGCTGATGGAGCGTCTGTCTGTGGACTACGGCAAGAAGTCCAAACTGGAGTTCTCGGTCTACCCAGCCCCTCAGGTGTCCACCGCTGTGGTGGAACCCTACAACGCCATCCTGACCACCCACACCACCTTGGAGCACTCGGACTGCGCCTTCATGGTGGACAATGAGGCCATCTACGACATCTGCCGCAGAAACCTGGACATCGAGCGTCCCACCTACACCAACCTGAACAGGCTCATCAGCCAGATCGTGTCCTCCATCACAGCTTCTCTTCGCTTCGACGGCGCCCTGAACGTGGACCTGACAGAGTTCCAGACCAACCTGGTGCCATATCCTCGTATCCACTTCCCTCTGGCGACCTACGCCCCCGTCATCTCTGCTGAGAAGGCGTACCACGAGCAGCTGACTGTGGCCGAGATCACAAACTCCTGCTTCGAGCCCGCCAATCAGCTGGTGAAATGCGACCCTCGCCATGGCAAGTACATGGCCTGCTGCCTTCTGTACCGCGGCGACGTGGTGCCCAAAGACGTCAACGCTGCCATCGCCACCATCAAAACCAAGCGCAGCATCCAGTTCGTGGACTGGTGTCCCACCGGCTTCAAGGTGGGCATCAACTACCAGCCGCCCACCGTGGTTCCCGGAGGAGACCTGGCCAAGGTGCAGAGGGCTGTGTGCATGCTGAGCAACACCACCGCCATCGCCGAGGCCTGGGCCCGGCTCGACCACAAGTTCGACCTGATGTACGCCAAGAGGGCCTTCGTCCACTGGTACGTGGGGGAGGGGATGGAGGAGGGCGAGTTCTCCGAGGCCCGGGAGGACATGGCCGCTCTGGAGAAGGATTACGAGGAGGTTGGAACCGATAGCTTGGGAGAGGAAGACGAGGGTGAAGAATATTAA